The Mycobacteriales bacterium DNA window ATCGGTCTCGGCGATCCGCTCGACCTGGTAGTGGGCCGCGGACTCGTTGACGTCGAGGGACAGGATGGCGATCCCGAACTGGCGTGCGTCGTCGAGGATGAGCCGCTTCGGATACATGCCCGGGTCGTGGGTGAGCACCCCGGCGAGAAACGCCGCGGGATGGTGCGCCTTGAGCCACGCCGACTGGTAGGTGGGCACCGCGAACGCGGCAGCGTGCGCCTTGCAGAAGCCGAACGAGGCGAACGCCGCGAGCACCTCCCACGCCTGTTCGACGACGGCGAGGGGGTAACCACGACCGAGTGCGGTGGGGAGGAACCAGGTCTTGGCCTCCGGCTGACCTTCCGGGTCACCGAGCGCCCGGCGGACCTCGTCGGCCTGGGCGAGGCCGCAGCCGGTCATGATCGCGATCAGTTTGATGACCTGCTCGTGGAAGACGACGACGCCGCAGGTCTGCTCGAGCGCACCTCGCAGGTCGTCGTGCAGATAGTGCGGGGCCCGCCAACCCTGCCTGGCCTCGAGGAAGGGCACGACCATGTCACTTTTCACCGGCCCGGGGCGGAACAGCGAGATGTCGATGATGAGGTCCTCGAAGGTCTCCGGGGCGAACTTGCCGATCAGCTCACGTTGCCCGGGCGACTCGATCTGAAAGCAGCCGAGGGTGTGGGTGCTCTGGATGAGCGCGAACGTCGCCGGGTCGTCGCGGGGAACGTGGTCGATGTCGACGGCGTGCCCCTCCACCCGGCGGACCTCGGCGAGGGCGTGCGCGATCGCCGACTGCATCCGCACCCCGAGGACGTCGAGCTTGAGCAGCCCGAGCTGCTCGACGTCGTCCTTGTCGAACTGACTCATCGGAAAACCGAGCCAGCTCGCCTCCACCGGGGTGCGGTCGAGCAGGGTGGCGTCGGAGAGCAGGACTCCGCACGGGTGCAGCGCAACGTGGCGAGGCAGCCCGTCGAGCCGTTCGGCGAGCCGGAAGAGCGTCCCGAAACGGGGATCCGCGGTGAGGTTGCTCGCCCGCAGCTCCGGCAGGTCGCGCAGGGCGGCGCGGATCTGACCGGCCCGGATGTGCGGGAAGGCCTTGGCCGCCACGTCGATCTCGGTGGGCGGCAGCCCGAGCGCCGCTCCCACGTCCCGGATCGCGTGTCGGGCCCGATAGGTATCGAACATCGCGACGCAGGCCACCCGATCGGCGCCGTACCGATCAAGGATGGCCTGGTAGACCGCGGTCCGCCGAGCCGACTCGACGTCGATGTCGACGTCGGGCAGCTGGGTTCGCAGCGGGGAGAGGAATCGCTCCATGACGAGGTCGTGCGCGAGGGGGTCCACGTCGGAGATCCCCAGCAGGTAGGTGACCAGGCTGCCGGCCGCGGAGCCTCGGGCGGCGCAGCGAACGCCCATCGCCTTGATCAGGTCGACGACATCGGCGACGGTGAGGAAATACGCCGGATAGCCGAGCCCGGCGATGATGCCCAGCTCGGCGTCGAGCCGGTCGCCGGCGGCCCGGGTGCGGCGCAGCCCTCGACGATCGAACCCGGCCGCGCACCGGGCCCGCAGCAGGGCGAGCGGGTCCGCGCCGACCAGCTCAGGGAAATGGACCTCCCCGATGCCGAGGGCCCGGGAGTCGAGCACGCAGCGGTCCGCGACGAGCCTGGTGCGGGTGAGCAGGGCGCGGGCGTCGGCGCTGCGCCCGCCCGCCGCGGTGGCGACCGCCTCGGCGACCTCGGCCATCTCCTTGCCGCTCTTGAGATACCCCTCGGCGGTGCGCCGGTCGACGTGGCGGGGGGCGAGGACGACGAGCCGGCGGGCGGCGTCGAGCACGTCGGCGGTCGGCGCGTCCGCCCGGTCGGCGTACCGGACCGCATTGGTGAGGACGGCGGGCAGGTCGACGGCGGTGGCGAACCTCAGCACGCGCGCGGCGCGCCCGGCATCCCCGGACCCGTCGTGGTGCACCACCTCGAGGGCGAGATCGTCCACCGCGCCCCGCCA harbors:
- a CDS encoding DNA polymerase III subunit alpha, coding for MVSDPFVHLHVASGYSMRYGTTHPRPLAERAADHGMDALALTDRDGVYGMVRFVTACREVGIRPILGVDLAVEAEAHRVGRRPRHPARGGAFVEEHLPRVTVLAQGGRGWASLCRLISATHLRGERGRPVSSIDLVAAHAAGLYLLLGPESDVGRALAAGRPDLARHRIDRWRGAVDDLALEVVHHDGSGDAGRAARVLRFATAVDLPAVLTNAVRYADRADAPTADVLDAARRLVVLAPRHVDRRTAEGYLKSGKEMAEVAEAVATAAGGRSADARALLTRTRLVADRCVLDSRALGIGEVHFPELVGADPLALLRARCAAGFDRRGLRRTRAAGDRLDAELGIIAGLGYPAYFLTVADVVDLIKAMGVRCAARGSAAGSLVTYLLGISDVDPLAHDLVMERFLSPLRTQLPDVDIDVESARRTAVYQAILDRYGADRVACVAMFDTYRARHAIRDVGAALGLPPTEIDVAAKAFPHIRAGQIRAALRDLPELRASNLTADPRFGTLFRLAERLDGLPRHVALHPCGVLLSDATLLDRTPVEASWLGFPMSQFDKDDVEQLGLLKLDVLGVRMQSAIAHALAEVRRVEGHAVDIDHVPRDDPATFALIQSTHTLGCFQIESPGQRELIGKFAPETFEDLIIDISLFRPGPVKSDMVVPFLEARQGWRAPHYLHDDLRGALEQTCGVVVFHEQVIKLIAIMTGCGLAQADEVRRALGDPEGQPEAKTWFLPTALGRGYPLAVVEQAWEVLAAFASFGFCKAHAAAFAVPTYQSAWLKAHHPAAFLAGVLTHDPGMYPKRLILDDARQFGIAILSLDVNESAAHYQVERIAETDEPPPAILGGAPRGVPEQGLPDGRRYGIRLALADVRGITAAEIDRLVAGRPYGSLSDFWHRTAVSRPIVERLVVAGGFDSIYGIGATSPVRRRDRITRRDLLLQIGELDAWTRAPRRGRRVRSVPPEGASVRERAARQSQAPIEVSPAAAQLPLFLYNDTPPLSGLPDMTRAERVRAELDVLGLDASQHVLAGYEPFLASLDVTRSWVLLAARSHADILVAGVKVATQTPPIRSGRRVVFLTLDDATGPVDVTFFEDAQAGYAATVFHSWLLVVRGVVRRTGPRGVSVRGTGAWELPELHAAWLAGGRPAVRAVMRRTGRITEAAVRGAAASRSTRPVMAPPQSYASGFELSPYADVRPAGGSPKEAPRKLWHSSPGSSGG